One Pongo abelii isolate AG06213 chromosome 12, NHGRI_mPonAbe1-v2.0_pri, whole genome shotgun sequence DNA segment encodes these proteins:
- the C12H2orf81 gene encoding uncharacterized protein C2orf81 homolog isoform X8: MNVRQERQVRDRGVTRSKAEKVRPPTVPVPQVDIVPGRLNEAEWMALTALEEGEDVVGDILADLLARVMDSAFKVYLTQQCIPFTISQAREAMLQITEWRFLARDEGESAVAEDPTWGEDEEPSACTTDSWAQGSVPVLHAPTSEGLENFQGEVHSSGASPDSSAITPALHFPTSHCPSAFPQDPGGVDRIPLGRSWMGRGSQEQMESWEPSPELRVTSAPPPTSELFQEAGPRGPVEEADGQSRGLSSAGSLSASFQLLVEEAPADDADPSLDPYLVASPQASTEMGHPLGFHLSLEDLCCCMPQLDAAGNRLELRSEGVPCIASGVLLSYPSVGGATRPSASFQQQRAGPSDVRLSAHHHWMRRKAAVKRLDPARLPCHWVRPLAEVLVPDSQTRPLEAYRGRQRGEKTKARAEPQALGPGTRVSPAAFFPLRPGIPFRALDSGPALLFPTLNLGLSSPSLESKLPLPNSRIRFLTTHPVLPDVARSPSPKGLELADSLADGLDPGRWPRTTPPVLEATSQVMWKPVLLPEALKLAPGVSMWNQSTQVLLSSGVPEQEDKEGSTFPPVEQHPIQTGAPKPQVTVAQLMKNSAPKVWSRSSKPAASL, encoded by the exons aggcaggagaggcaggtcCGAGACCGCGGGGTGACCCGGTCCAAGGCGGAAAAAGTGCGGCCGCCCACTGTGCCAGTGCCGCAGGTGGATATTGTACCTGGGCGGCTCAATGAGGCCGAGTGGATGGCGCTTACGGCCCTCGAGGAGGGCGAGGACGTGGTAGGGGACATCTTGGCCGACTTGCTGGCTCGAGTCATGGACTCTGCTTTCAAAGTCTACCTGACTCAGCAG TGCATTCCATTCACCATCAGCCAGGCCCGGGAGGCCATGCTGCAGATCACCGAGTGGCGCTTCCTGGCCCGGGACGAGGGAGAATCTGCAGTAGCTGAGGACCCCACATGGGGTGAGGACGAGGAGCCTTCGGCGTGCACGacggactcctgggctcagggttCAGTGCCCGTGCTGCACGCGCCCACCTCGGAGGGCCTGGAGAACTTCCAAGGCGAAGTACACTCCTCAGGAGCCTCTCCGGACTCCTCTGCCATTACTCCTGCTCTCCACTTTCCGACATCTCACTGCCCGAGTGCATTCCCCCAGGACCCTGGGGGCGTGGACCGGATCCCTTTAGGAAGGTCGTGGATGGGTCGAGGCTCCCAGGAGCAGATGGAATCTTGGGAACCTTCTCCGGAGCTGAGAGTCACCTCGGCCCCTCCTCCCACATCAGAGCTGTTTCAGGAGGCAGGGCCCAGAGGTCCTGTAGAGGAAGCGGACGGCCAGTCTAGAGGCCTCTCCTCGGCCGGGTCCTTGAGCGCGAGCTTCCAACTGTTGGTGGAGGAGGCGCCTGCCGACGATGCCGACCCTTCTCTGGATCCGTACCTGGTAGCCAGCCCCCAGGCCTCAACCGAGATGGGACACCCCCTCGGCTTCCATTTGTCGTTGGAGGACCTCTGCTGTTGCATGCCCCAACTGGACGCGGCTGGGAATCGGCTGGAACTCAGGTCAGAGGGTGTGCCCTGCATCGCCTCGGGCGTGTTGCTGTCCTACCCCTCTGTGGGCGGCGCCACCCGCCCCTCCGCGTCCTTCCAGCAGCAGCGGGCCGGGCCCTCGGATGTGCGGCTGagcgcccaccaccactggaTGCGCCGCAAGGCGGCCGTGAAACGCCTGGACCCTGCGCGGCTCCCGTGCCACTGGGTGCGCCCTCTGGCTGAGGTCCTGGTCCCAGACTCTCAAACACGCCCCTTGGAAGCCTACCGCGGACGCCAGCGGGGCGAGAAGACCAAGGCCCGGGCCGAACCCCAAGCCCTCGGCCCCGGCACCCGTGTCTCCCCGGCAGCGTTCTTCCCTCTCCGGCCAGGCATTCCTTTCCGTGCCTTGGACTCGGGCCCCGCACTCCTGTTCCCCACTTTAAATTTAGGCCTATCGTCGCCATCCCTCGAGTCAAAGCTTCCACTCCCCAACTCCAGGATCCGCTTCCTCACCACACACCCGGTGCTCCCTGATGTGgcccgcagccccagccccaag GGTCTGGAGCTGGCAGACAGCCTGGCAGATGGCCTCGATCCTGGCAGATGGCCTCGAACCACACCCCCGGTCCTTGAAGCCACTTCCCAGGTGATGTGGAAGCCGGTGTTGCTGCCAGAAGCCCTGAAGCTGGCCCCTGGTGTGAGCATGTGGAACCAGAGCACCCAGGTGTTGCTCAGCTCTGGTGTGCCTGAACAGGAGGACAAAGAAGGTAGCACCTTTCCTCCCGTTGAGCAACACCCCATCCAGACAGGTGCCCCAAAGCCCCAGGTGACCGTAGCACAGCTAATGAAGAACTCAGCCCCCAAAGTGTGGTCACGCTCCTCTAAGCCTGCTGCCTCCCTCTGA
- the C12H2orf81 gene encoding uncharacterized protein C2orf81 homolog isoform X3, with translation MEMQSPIVQRQERQVRDRGVTRSKAEKVRPPTVPVPQVDIVPGRLNEAEWMALTALEEGEDVVGDILADLLARVMDSAFKVYLTQQCIPFTISQAREAMLQITEWRFLARDEGESAVAEDPTWGEDEEPSACTTDSWAQGSVPVLHAPTSEGLENFQGEVHSSGASPDSSAITPALHFPTSHCPSAFPQDPGGVDRIPLGRSWMGRGSQEQMESWEPSPELRVTSAPPPTSELFQEAGPRGPVEEADGQSRGLSSAGSLSASFQLLVEEAPADDADPSLDPYLVASPQASTEMGHPLGFHLSLEDLCCCMPQLDAAGNRLELRSEGVPCIASGVLLSYPSVGGATRPSASFQQQRAGPSDVRLSAHHHWMRRKAAVKRLDPARLPCHWVRPLAEVLVPDSQTRPLEAYRGRQRGEKTKARAEPQALGPGTRVSPAAFFPLRPGIPFRALDSGPALLFPTLNLGLSSPSLESKLPLPNSRIRFLTTHPVLPDVARSPSPKVWPSARWPSGWEGEAELLGELWAGRTRVLPQGLELADSLADGLDPGRWPRTTPPVLEATSQVMWKPVLLPEALKLAPGVSMWNQSTQVLLSSGVPEQEDKEGSTFPPVEQHPIQTGAPKPQVTVAQLMKNSAPKVWSRSSKPAASL, from the exons aggcaggagaggcaggtcCGAGACCGCGGGGTGACCCGGTCCAAGGCGGAAAAAGTGCGGCCGCCCACTGTGCCAGTGCCGCAGGTGGATATTGTACCTGGGCGGCTCAATGAGGCCGAGTGGATGGCGCTTACGGCCCTCGAGGAGGGCGAGGACGTGGTAGGGGACATCTTGGCCGACTTGCTGGCTCGAGTCATGGACTCTGCTTTCAAAGTCTACCTGACTCAGCAG TGCATTCCATTCACCATCAGCCAGGCCCGGGAGGCCATGCTGCAGATCACCGAGTGGCGCTTCCTGGCCCGGGACGAGGGAGAATCTGCAGTAGCTGAGGACCCCACATGGGGTGAGGACGAGGAGCCTTCGGCGTGCACGacggactcctgggctcagggttCAGTGCCCGTGCTGCACGCGCCCACCTCGGAGGGCCTGGAGAACTTCCAAGGCGAAGTACACTCCTCAGGAGCCTCTCCGGACTCCTCTGCCATTACTCCTGCTCTCCACTTTCCGACATCTCACTGCCCGAGTGCATTCCCCCAGGACCCTGGGGGCGTGGACCGGATCCCTTTAGGAAGGTCGTGGATGGGTCGAGGCTCCCAGGAGCAGATGGAATCTTGGGAACCTTCTCCGGAGCTGAGAGTCACCTCGGCCCCTCCTCCCACATCAGAGCTGTTTCAGGAGGCAGGGCCCAGAGGTCCTGTAGAGGAAGCGGACGGCCAGTCTAGAGGCCTCTCCTCGGCCGGGTCCTTGAGCGCGAGCTTCCAACTGTTGGTGGAGGAGGCGCCTGCCGACGATGCCGACCCTTCTCTGGATCCGTACCTGGTAGCCAGCCCCCAGGCCTCAACCGAGATGGGACACCCCCTCGGCTTCCATTTGTCGTTGGAGGACCTCTGCTGTTGCATGCCCCAACTGGACGCGGCTGGGAATCGGCTGGAACTCAGGTCAGAGGGTGTGCCCTGCATCGCCTCGGGCGTGTTGCTGTCCTACCCCTCTGTGGGCGGCGCCACCCGCCCCTCCGCGTCCTTCCAGCAGCAGCGGGCCGGGCCCTCGGATGTGCGGCTGagcgcccaccaccactggaTGCGCCGCAAGGCGGCCGTGAAACGCCTGGACCCTGCGCGGCTCCCGTGCCACTGGGTGCGCCCTCTGGCTGAGGTCCTGGTCCCAGACTCTCAAACACGCCCCTTGGAAGCCTACCGCGGACGCCAGCGGGGCGAGAAGACCAAGGCCCGGGCCGAACCCCAAGCCCTCGGCCCCGGCACCCGTGTCTCCCCGGCAGCGTTCTTCCCTCTCCGGCCAGGCATTCCTTTCCGTGCCTTGGACTCGGGCCCCGCACTCCTGTTCCCCACTTTAAATTTAGGCCTATCGTCGCCATCCCTCGAGTCAAAGCTTCCACTCCCCAACTCCAGGATCCGCTTCCTCACCACACACCCGGTGCTCCCTGATGTGgcccgcagccccagccccaaggTGTGGCCCAGTGCCAGGTGGCCCAGCGGTTGGGAGGGGGAGGCCGAGCTGCTGGGCGAGCTGTGGGCTGGCCGGACCCGCGTGCTTCCACAGGGTCTGGAGCTGGCAGACAGCCTGGCAGATGGCCTCGATCCTGGCAGATGGCCTCGAACCACACCCCCGGTCCTTGAAGCCACTTCCCAGGTGATGTGGAAGCCGGTGTTGCTGCCAGAAGCCCTGAAGCTGGCCCCTGGTGTGAGCATGTGGAACCAGAGCACCCAGGTGTTGCTCAGCTCTGGTGTGCCTGAACAGGAGGACAAAGAAGGTAGCACCTTTCCTCCCGTTGAGCAACACCCCATCCAGACAGGTGCCCCAAAGCCCCAGGTGACCGTAGCACAGCTAATGAAGAACTCAGCCCCCAAAGTGTGGTCACGCTCCTCTAAGCCTGCTGCCTCCCTCTGA
- the C12H2orf81 gene encoding uncharacterized protein C2orf81 homolog isoform X4: MQQKHRRSATALAMAHEGSVSFSSTGDAPEPGSAVKRQERQVRDRGVTRSKAEKVRPPTVPVPQVDIVPGRLNEAEWMALTALEEGEDVVGDILADLLARVMDSAFKVYLTQQCIPFTISQAREAMLQITEWRFLARDEGESAVAEDPTWGEDEEPSACTTDSWAQGSVPVLHAPTSEGLENFQGEVHSSGASPDSSAITPALHFPTSHCPSAFPQDPGGVDRIPLGRSWMGRGSQEQMESWEPSPELRVTSAPPPTSELFQEAGPRGPVEEADGQSRGLSSAGSLSASFQLLVEEAPADDADPSLDPYLVASPQASTEMGHPLGFHLSLEDLCCCMPQLDAAGNRLELRSEGVPCIASGVLLSYPSVGGATRPSASFQQQRAGPSDVRLSAHHHWMRRKAAVKRLDPARLPCHWVRPLAEVLVPDSQTRPLEAYRGRQRGEKTKARAEPQALGPGTRVSPAAFFPLRPGIPFRALDSGPALLFPTLNLGLSSPSLESKLPLPNSRIRFLTTHPVLPDVARSPSPKGLELADSLADGLDPGRWPRTTPPVLEATSQVMWKPVLLPEALKLAPGVSMWNQSTQVLLSSGVPEQEDKEGSTFPPVEQHPIQTGAPKPQVTVAQLMKNSAPKVWSRSSKPAASL; encoded by the exons aggcaggagaggcaggtcCGAGACCGCGGGGTGACCCGGTCCAAGGCGGAAAAAGTGCGGCCGCCCACTGTGCCAGTGCCGCAGGTGGATATTGTACCTGGGCGGCTCAATGAGGCCGAGTGGATGGCGCTTACGGCCCTCGAGGAGGGCGAGGACGTGGTAGGGGACATCTTGGCCGACTTGCTGGCTCGAGTCATGGACTCTGCTTTCAAAGTCTACCTGACTCAGCAG TGCATTCCATTCACCATCAGCCAGGCCCGGGAGGCCATGCTGCAGATCACCGAGTGGCGCTTCCTGGCCCGGGACGAGGGAGAATCTGCAGTAGCTGAGGACCCCACATGGGGTGAGGACGAGGAGCCTTCGGCGTGCACGacggactcctgggctcagggttCAGTGCCCGTGCTGCACGCGCCCACCTCGGAGGGCCTGGAGAACTTCCAAGGCGAAGTACACTCCTCAGGAGCCTCTCCGGACTCCTCTGCCATTACTCCTGCTCTCCACTTTCCGACATCTCACTGCCCGAGTGCATTCCCCCAGGACCCTGGGGGCGTGGACCGGATCCCTTTAGGAAGGTCGTGGATGGGTCGAGGCTCCCAGGAGCAGATGGAATCTTGGGAACCTTCTCCGGAGCTGAGAGTCACCTCGGCCCCTCCTCCCACATCAGAGCTGTTTCAGGAGGCAGGGCCCAGAGGTCCTGTAGAGGAAGCGGACGGCCAGTCTAGAGGCCTCTCCTCGGCCGGGTCCTTGAGCGCGAGCTTCCAACTGTTGGTGGAGGAGGCGCCTGCCGACGATGCCGACCCTTCTCTGGATCCGTACCTGGTAGCCAGCCCCCAGGCCTCAACCGAGATGGGACACCCCCTCGGCTTCCATTTGTCGTTGGAGGACCTCTGCTGTTGCATGCCCCAACTGGACGCGGCTGGGAATCGGCTGGAACTCAGGTCAGAGGGTGTGCCCTGCATCGCCTCGGGCGTGTTGCTGTCCTACCCCTCTGTGGGCGGCGCCACCCGCCCCTCCGCGTCCTTCCAGCAGCAGCGGGCCGGGCCCTCGGATGTGCGGCTGagcgcccaccaccactggaTGCGCCGCAAGGCGGCCGTGAAACGCCTGGACCCTGCGCGGCTCCCGTGCCACTGGGTGCGCCCTCTGGCTGAGGTCCTGGTCCCAGACTCTCAAACACGCCCCTTGGAAGCCTACCGCGGACGCCAGCGGGGCGAGAAGACCAAGGCCCGGGCCGAACCCCAAGCCCTCGGCCCCGGCACCCGTGTCTCCCCGGCAGCGTTCTTCCCTCTCCGGCCAGGCATTCCTTTCCGTGCCTTGGACTCGGGCCCCGCACTCCTGTTCCCCACTTTAAATTTAGGCCTATCGTCGCCATCCCTCGAGTCAAAGCTTCCACTCCCCAACTCCAGGATCCGCTTCCTCACCACACACCCGGTGCTCCCTGATGTGgcccgcagccccagccccaag GGTCTGGAGCTGGCAGACAGCCTGGCAGATGGCCTCGATCCTGGCAGATGGCCTCGAACCACACCCCCGGTCCTTGAAGCCACTTCCCAGGTGATGTGGAAGCCGGTGTTGCTGCCAGAAGCCCTGAAGCTGGCCCCTGGTGTGAGCATGTGGAACCAGAGCACCCAGGTGTTGCTCAGCTCTGGTGTGCCTGAACAGGAGGACAAAGAAGGTAGCACCTTTCCTCCCGTTGAGCAACACCCCATCCAGACAGGTGCCCCAAAGCCCCAGGTGACCGTAGCACAGCTAATGAAGAACTCAGCCCCCAAAGTGTGGTCACGCTCCTCTAAGCCTGCTGCCTCCCTCTGA
- the C12H2orf81 gene encoding uncharacterized protein C2orf81 homolog isoform X6, with translation MQQKHRRSATALAMAHEGSRQERQVRDRGVTRSKAEKVRPPTVPVPQVDIVPGRLNEAEWMALTALEEGEDVVGDILADLLARVMDSAFKVYLTQQCIPFTISQAREAMLQITEWRFLARDEGESAVAEDPTWGEDEEPSACTTDSWAQGSVPVLHAPTSEGLENFQGEVHSSGASPDSSAITPALHFPTSHCPSAFPQDPGGVDRIPLGRSWMGRGSQEQMESWEPSPELRVTSAPPPTSELFQEAGPRGPVEEADGQSRGLSSAGSLSASFQLLVEEAPADDADPSLDPYLVASPQASTEMGHPLGFHLSLEDLCCCMPQLDAAGNRLELRSEGVPCIASGVLLSYPSVGGATRPSASFQQQRAGPSDVRLSAHHHWMRRKAAVKRLDPARLPCHWVRPLAEVLVPDSQTRPLEAYRGRQRGEKTKARAEPQALGPGTRVSPAAFFPLRPGIPFRALDSGPALLFPTLNLGLSSPSLESKLPLPNSRIRFLTTHPVLPDVARSPSPKGLELADSLADGLDPGRWPRTTPPVLEATSQVMWKPVLLPEALKLAPGVSMWNQSTQVLLSSGVPEQEDKEGSTFPPVEQHPIQTGAPKPQVTVAQLMKNSAPKVWSRSSKPAASL, from the exons aggcaggagaggcaggtcCGAGACCGCGGGGTGACCCGGTCCAAGGCGGAAAAAGTGCGGCCGCCCACTGTGCCAGTGCCGCAGGTGGATATTGTACCTGGGCGGCTCAATGAGGCCGAGTGGATGGCGCTTACGGCCCTCGAGGAGGGCGAGGACGTGGTAGGGGACATCTTGGCCGACTTGCTGGCTCGAGTCATGGACTCTGCTTTCAAAGTCTACCTGACTCAGCAG TGCATTCCATTCACCATCAGCCAGGCCCGGGAGGCCATGCTGCAGATCACCGAGTGGCGCTTCCTGGCCCGGGACGAGGGAGAATCTGCAGTAGCTGAGGACCCCACATGGGGTGAGGACGAGGAGCCTTCGGCGTGCACGacggactcctgggctcagggttCAGTGCCCGTGCTGCACGCGCCCACCTCGGAGGGCCTGGAGAACTTCCAAGGCGAAGTACACTCCTCAGGAGCCTCTCCGGACTCCTCTGCCATTACTCCTGCTCTCCACTTTCCGACATCTCACTGCCCGAGTGCATTCCCCCAGGACCCTGGGGGCGTGGACCGGATCCCTTTAGGAAGGTCGTGGATGGGTCGAGGCTCCCAGGAGCAGATGGAATCTTGGGAACCTTCTCCGGAGCTGAGAGTCACCTCGGCCCCTCCTCCCACATCAGAGCTGTTTCAGGAGGCAGGGCCCAGAGGTCCTGTAGAGGAAGCGGACGGCCAGTCTAGAGGCCTCTCCTCGGCCGGGTCCTTGAGCGCGAGCTTCCAACTGTTGGTGGAGGAGGCGCCTGCCGACGATGCCGACCCTTCTCTGGATCCGTACCTGGTAGCCAGCCCCCAGGCCTCAACCGAGATGGGACACCCCCTCGGCTTCCATTTGTCGTTGGAGGACCTCTGCTGTTGCATGCCCCAACTGGACGCGGCTGGGAATCGGCTGGAACTCAGGTCAGAGGGTGTGCCCTGCATCGCCTCGGGCGTGTTGCTGTCCTACCCCTCTGTGGGCGGCGCCACCCGCCCCTCCGCGTCCTTCCAGCAGCAGCGGGCCGGGCCCTCGGATGTGCGGCTGagcgcccaccaccactggaTGCGCCGCAAGGCGGCCGTGAAACGCCTGGACCCTGCGCGGCTCCCGTGCCACTGGGTGCGCCCTCTGGCTGAGGTCCTGGTCCCAGACTCTCAAACACGCCCCTTGGAAGCCTACCGCGGACGCCAGCGGGGCGAGAAGACCAAGGCCCGGGCCGAACCCCAAGCCCTCGGCCCCGGCACCCGTGTCTCCCCGGCAGCGTTCTTCCCTCTCCGGCCAGGCATTCCTTTCCGTGCCTTGGACTCGGGCCCCGCACTCCTGTTCCCCACTTTAAATTTAGGCCTATCGTCGCCATCCCTCGAGTCAAAGCTTCCACTCCCCAACTCCAGGATCCGCTTCCTCACCACACACCCGGTGCTCCCTGATGTGgcccgcagccccagccccaag GGTCTGGAGCTGGCAGACAGCCTGGCAGATGGCCTCGATCCTGGCAGATGGCCTCGAACCACACCCCCGGTCCTTGAAGCCACTTCCCAGGTGATGTGGAAGCCGGTGTTGCTGCCAGAAGCCCTGAAGCTGGCCCCTGGTGTGAGCATGTGGAACCAGAGCACCCAGGTGTTGCTCAGCTCTGGTGTGCCTGAACAGGAGGACAAAGAAGGTAGCACCTTTCCTCCCGTTGAGCAACACCCCATCCAGACAGGTGCCCCAAAGCCCCAGGTGACCGTAGCACAGCTAATGAAGAACTCAGCCCCCAAAGTGTGGTCACGCTCCTCTAAGCCTGCTGCCTCCCTCTGA
- the C12H2orf81 gene encoding uncharacterized protein C2orf81 homolog isoform X7, producing the protein MEMQSPIVQRQERQVRDRGVTRSKAEKVRPPTVPVPQVDIVPGRLNEAEWMALTALEEGEDVVGDILADLLARVMDSAFKVYLTQQCIPFTISQAREAMLQITEWRFLARDEGESAVAEDPTWGEDEEPSACTTDSWAQGSVPVLHAPTSEGLENFQGEVHSSGASPDSSAITPALHFPTSHCPSAFPQDPGGVDRIPLGRSWMGRGSQEQMESWEPSPELRVTSAPPPTSELFQEAGPRGPVEEADGQSRGLSSAGSLSASFQLLVEEAPADDADPSLDPYLVASPQASTEMGHPLGFHLSLEDLCCCMPQLDAAGNRLELRSEGVPCIASGVLLSYPSVGGATRPSASFQQQRAGPSDVRLSAHHHWMRRKAAVKRLDPARLPCHWVRPLAEVLVPDSQTRPLEAYRGRQRGEKTKARAEPQALGPGTRVSPAAFFPLRPGIPFRALDSGPALLFPTLNLGLSSPSLESKLPLPNSRIRFLTTHPVLPDVARSPSPKGLELADSLADGLDPGRWPRTTPPVLEATSQVMWKPVLLPEALKLAPGVSMWNQSTQVLLSSGVPEQEDKEGSTFPPVEQHPIQTGAPKPQVTVAQLMKNSAPKVWSRSSKPAASL; encoded by the exons aggcaggagaggcaggtcCGAGACCGCGGGGTGACCCGGTCCAAGGCGGAAAAAGTGCGGCCGCCCACTGTGCCAGTGCCGCAGGTGGATATTGTACCTGGGCGGCTCAATGAGGCCGAGTGGATGGCGCTTACGGCCCTCGAGGAGGGCGAGGACGTGGTAGGGGACATCTTGGCCGACTTGCTGGCTCGAGTCATGGACTCTGCTTTCAAAGTCTACCTGACTCAGCAG TGCATTCCATTCACCATCAGCCAGGCCCGGGAGGCCATGCTGCAGATCACCGAGTGGCGCTTCCTGGCCCGGGACGAGGGAGAATCTGCAGTAGCTGAGGACCCCACATGGGGTGAGGACGAGGAGCCTTCGGCGTGCACGacggactcctgggctcagggttCAGTGCCCGTGCTGCACGCGCCCACCTCGGAGGGCCTGGAGAACTTCCAAGGCGAAGTACACTCCTCAGGAGCCTCTCCGGACTCCTCTGCCATTACTCCTGCTCTCCACTTTCCGACATCTCACTGCCCGAGTGCATTCCCCCAGGACCCTGGGGGCGTGGACCGGATCCCTTTAGGAAGGTCGTGGATGGGTCGAGGCTCCCAGGAGCAGATGGAATCTTGGGAACCTTCTCCGGAGCTGAGAGTCACCTCGGCCCCTCCTCCCACATCAGAGCTGTTTCAGGAGGCAGGGCCCAGAGGTCCTGTAGAGGAAGCGGACGGCCAGTCTAGAGGCCTCTCCTCGGCCGGGTCCTTGAGCGCGAGCTTCCAACTGTTGGTGGAGGAGGCGCCTGCCGACGATGCCGACCCTTCTCTGGATCCGTACCTGGTAGCCAGCCCCCAGGCCTCAACCGAGATGGGACACCCCCTCGGCTTCCATTTGTCGTTGGAGGACCTCTGCTGTTGCATGCCCCAACTGGACGCGGCTGGGAATCGGCTGGAACTCAGGTCAGAGGGTGTGCCCTGCATCGCCTCGGGCGTGTTGCTGTCCTACCCCTCTGTGGGCGGCGCCACCCGCCCCTCCGCGTCCTTCCAGCAGCAGCGGGCCGGGCCCTCGGATGTGCGGCTGagcgcccaccaccactggaTGCGCCGCAAGGCGGCCGTGAAACGCCTGGACCCTGCGCGGCTCCCGTGCCACTGGGTGCGCCCTCTGGCTGAGGTCCTGGTCCCAGACTCTCAAACACGCCCCTTGGAAGCCTACCGCGGACGCCAGCGGGGCGAGAAGACCAAGGCCCGGGCCGAACCCCAAGCCCTCGGCCCCGGCACCCGTGTCTCCCCGGCAGCGTTCTTCCCTCTCCGGCCAGGCATTCCTTTCCGTGCCTTGGACTCGGGCCCCGCACTCCTGTTCCCCACTTTAAATTTAGGCCTATCGTCGCCATCCCTCGAGTCAAAGCTTCCACTCCCCAACTCCAGGATCCGCTTCCTCACCACACACCCGGTGCTCCCTGATGTGgcccgcagccccagccccaag GGTCTGGAGCTGGCAGACAGCCTGGCAGATGGCCTCGATCCTGGCAGATGGCCTCGAACCACACCCCCGGTCCTTGAAGCCACTTCCCAGGTGATGTGGAAGCCGGTGTTGCTGCCAGAAGCCCTGAAGCTGGCCCCTGGTGTGAGCATGTGGAACCAGAGCACCCAGGTGTTGCTCAGCTCTGGTGTGCCTGAACAGGAGGACAAAGAAGGTAGCACCTTTCCTCCCGTTGAGCAACACCCCATCCAGACAGGTGCCCCAAAGCCCCAGGTGACCGTAGCACAGCTAATGAAGAACTCAGCCCCCAAAGTGTGGTCACGCTCCTCTAAGCCTGCTGCCTCCCTCTGA